A window of the Ipomoea triloba cultivar NCNSP0323 chromosome 14, ASM357664v1 genome harbors these coding sequences:
- the LOC116004245 gene encoding glutamate receptor 1.2-like isoform X3, giving the protein MPETSSEATLLAILGDKAKVPVFSFSPLQSSTQHPYLIQVSEDESTGLKGVTAFLASVKWKNVIIIHDHPAGDATKSLSYLLNTLQEHNVRVVHVSTLSPLTEDNRIIEEELNKLKKMQTSIFIVHLSAPLAARLFQSAKTLGLMAAGYAWVVTDKTMDLFHTLDSEAIESMQGAVGFKSYVPKSPKLQDFALRWKKEAEMELSVFGIWAYDAVWALGKAIRESANISDSLVLNKVLHSKFAGLSGQFELLDGKLVSKTFEVVNVIGPGEKRVGFWTNVSGFPEKNIDSIIWPGPSLGTPKDTQIRRLRIGVPVKKGFNEFIAVSRDNQTGKTTATGFCVDVFDAAISSLGYEVPYDFIRFVVLDDNEPSQGNYNDLIYQIHLQKLDAVVGDTTFTSNRSSYVDFTLPYTDPGVGTVARLGNTGKWFFLKPFDRDLWIVTAISFIITGFTIWLIEHERNEEFQGSPAQQIGTILWFTSSTLVYAQRERLLSHLSKFVLCIWMLVVFIISSSYTATLSSLLTLEQIQLAKGDYIGYRFFSQGIILNNTNFADTRLIRYNSREDYHEALSNGSIGGIIDEIPYIKSFLAKYPSQYALIKTTSTTNGFSFAFQKGSPLVAEFSGAIAQLREEGKLKELEDKWFRKEEEALLPEESDGPNVKTLDVGSFRYLFLVSGISKAIAVMVFLWYMLCKKLWIYNCIIRIASRGNLAFMLRLLLPIKPNTINGVHATSPV; this is encoded by the exons ATGCCAGAAACATCAAGTGAGGCAACCCTCCTGGCAATCCTGGGTGATAAAGCTAAAGTTCCTGTCTTTTCCTTTTCTCCACTACAATCCTCGACGCAACATCCTTATTTGATCCAAGTTTCAGAAGATGAGAGCACAGGCCTCAAAGGGGTCACTGCATTTTTAGCATCAGTTAAATGGAAGAATGTGATAATCATCCATGATCACCCTGCTGGCGACGCCACGAAATCCCTATCCTATCTGCTCAACACTCTTCAAGAACACAATGTGCGTGTGGTTCATGTGAGCACCCTCTCCCCCCTCACCGAGGACAATCGAATTATCGAAGAAGAGCTCAACAAGCTCAAGAAAATGCAGACATCAATCTTCATTGTGCATCTGTCAGCTCCTCTCGCGGCCCGCCTTTTCCAGAGTGCCAAGACTTTAGGACTGATGGCAGCAGGCTATGCTTGGGTAGTAACAGATAAGACAATGGATTTGTTCCATACATTGGATTCTGAAGCCATTGAATCAATGCAGGGAGCAGTGGGATTCAAATCTTATGTTCCAAAGTCCCCTAAGCTTCAAGATTTTGCTTTGAGGTGGAAAAAAGAAGCTGAAATGGAGTTAAGTGTGTTTGGAATCTGGGCATATGATGCTGTATGGGCACTGGGAAAGGCCATTAGAGAGTCTGCTAATATCAGTGATTCACTTGTTCTGAATAAAGTTCTGCACAGCAAATTTGCAGGGTTAAGTGGTCAGTTTGAGCTTCTGGATGGCAAACTTGTGTCCAAGACATTTGAAGTAGTTAATGTGATAGGCCCGGGAGAAAAAAGAGTTGGGTTTTGGACCAATGTTTCGGGCTTCCCCGAGAAGAATATTGATTCCATTATTTGGCCGGGGCCATCTTTAGGCACACCAAAAGACACCCAGATTAGAAGACTAAGAATTGGGGTACCAGTGAAGAAGGGGTTCAATGAATTCATTGCAGTCAGTCGAGATAACCAGACTGGTAAGACCACTGCCACTGGTTTTTGTGTGGATGTGTTTGATGCTGCCATTAGCAGCTTAGGGTATGAAGTGCCATATGATTTCATCCGGTTTGTGGTTTTGGATGATAATGAGCCAAGCCAAGGAAATTACAATGATCTGATTTATCAGATACACCTTCAG AAGTTGGATGCTGTGGTGGGAGACACGACTTTTACATCAAACAGATCTTCATATGTGGACTTCACCTTGCCTTACACTGATCCTGGGGTGGGAACTGTGGCGCGGTTGGGCAATACAGGAAAGTGGTTCTTCTTGAAGCCATTTGATAGAGATCTATGGATAGTGACTGCCATTTCCTTCATCATTACAGGTTTCACCATTTGGCTTATTGAGCATGAAAGGAATGAAGAGTTTCAGGGTTCTCCAGCTCAACAAATTGGAACCATTTTGTGGTTCACTTCCTCAACTCTTGTATATGCTCAGA GAGAGAGATTGCTGAGCCATCTTTCAAAATTTGTGCTATGCATCTGGATGCtagttgtgttcataatctcaTCAAGCTACACTGCAACTTTGAGTTCACTTCTGACACTTGAGCAGATCCAACTTGCAAAGGGGGATTACATAGGTTACCGTTTCTTCTCACAGGGAATCATCTTAAACAACACTAATTTTGCAGACACTAGGCTCATTCGTTATAACTCCAGGGAAGACTACCACGAAGCTTTGTCAAATGGATCTATTGGAGGTATAATTGATGAGATCCCTTACATCAAGAGCTTCCTTGCCAAGTATCCATCTCAATATGCACTCATCAAAACTACATCAACCACAAATGGCTTTAGTTTC GCATTTCAGAAGGGTTCGCCCTTGGTTGCCGAGTTTTCAGGAGCAATTGCCCAGCTTAGAGAAGAAGGGAAACTTAAGGAGCTGGAAGACAAATGGTTTCGCAAGGAAGAAGAAGCATTGTTGCCTGAGGAGAGTGATGGGCCAAATGTCAAGACTCTGGATGTTGGTAGCTTTAGGTACCTGTTTCTGGTGAGTGGGATCTCTAAAGCCATTGCTGTAATGGTGTTCCTTTGGTATATGCTTTGCAAGAAGCTGTGGATTTATAACTGTATTATCAGAATTGCTTCAAGGGGGAACCTGGCATTCATGCTTAGACTCCTCTTGCCTATAAAGCCAAACACCATCAATGGTGTCCATGCAACATCTCCtgtgtaa
- the LOC116004245 gene encoding glutamate receptor 2.2-like isoform X2 — MNIYSLIIFLLFGEFTSSRAAFRPPVPGENFNVGVVVDEGSAMGKVVRSCVTMAVSDYNERLNGTRIHLHVRNSEGDPLLALTAAQDLVENNKVQAIFIMPETSSEATLLAILGDKAKVPVFSFSPLQSSTQHPYLIQVSEDESTGLKGVTAFLASVKWKNVIIIHDHPAGDATKSLSYLLNTLQEHNVRVVHVSTLSPLTEDNRIIEEELNKLKKMQTSIFIVHLSAPLAARLFQSAKTLGLMAAGYAWVVTDKTMDLFHTLDSEAIESMQGAVGFKSYVPKSPKLQDFALRWKKEAEMELSVFGIWAYDAVWALGKAIRESANISDSLVLNKVLHSKFAGLSGQFELLDGKLVSKTFEVVNVIGPGEKRVGFWTNVSGFPEKNIDSIIWPGPSLGTPKDTQIRRLRIGVPVKKGFNEFIAVSRDNQTGKTTATGFCVDVFDAAISSLGYEVPYDFIRFVVLDDNEPSQGNYNDLIYQIHLQKLDAVVGDTTFTSNRSSYVDFTLPYTDPGVGTVARLGNTGKWFFLKPFDRDLWIVTAISFIITGFTIWLIEHERNEEFQGSPAQQIGTILWFTSSTLVYAQRERLLSHLSKFVLCIWMLVVFIISSSYTATLSSLLTLEQIQLAKGDYIGKTTTKLCQMDLLEAFQKGSPLVAEFSGAIAQLREEGKLKELEDKWFRKEEEALLPEESDGPNVKTLDVGSFRYLFLVSGISKAIAVMVFLWYMLCKKLWIYNCIIRIASRGNLAFMLRLLLPIKPNTINGVHATSPV; from the exons atgaatatttattcttTGATTATATTTCTGTTGTTTGGTGAGTTTACGTCGTCGCGTGCGGCATTCCGACCGCCGGTGCCGGGGGAAAATTTTAACGTCGGAGTGGTGGTGGACGAGGGATCGGCGATGGGGAAGGTTGTTCGGAGCTGTGTGACAATGGCGGTTTCCGATTATAATGAGCGCCTTAATGGGACGAGGATTCATCTTCACGTTAGGAATTCTGAAGGCGACCCTTTGCTTGCTCTTACCGCCG CCCAAGATCTTGTGGAGAACAACAAAGTACAAGCAATCTTTATAATGCCAGAAACATCAAGTGAGGCAACCCTCCTGGCAATCCTGGGTGATAAAGCTAAAGTTCCTGTCTTTTCCTTTTCTCCACTACAATCCTCGACGCAACATCCTTATTTGATCCAAGTTTCAGAAGATGAGAGCACAGGCCTCAAAGGGGTCACTGCATTTTTAGCATCAGTTAAATGGAAGAATGTGATAATCATCCATGATCACCCTGCTGGCGACGCCACGAAATCCCTATCCTATCTGCTCAACACTCTTCAAGAACACAATGTGCGTGTGGTTCATGTGAGCACCCTCTCCCCCCTCACCGAGGACAATCGAATTATCGAAGAAGAGCTCAACAAGCTCAAGAAAATGCAGACATCAATCTTCATTGTGCATCTGTCAGCTCCTCTCGCGGCCCGCCTTTTCCAGAGTGCCAAGACTTTAGGACTGATGGCAGCAGGCTATGCTTGGGTAGTAACAGATAAGACAATGGATTTGTTCCATACATTGGATTCTGAAGCCATTGAATCAATGCAGGGAGCAGTGGGATTCAAATCTTATGTTCCAAAGTCCCCTAAGCTTCAAGATTTTGCTTTGAGGTGGAAAAAAGAAGCTGAAATGGAGTTAAGTGTGTTTGGAATCTGGGCATATGATGCTGTATGGGCACTGGGAAAGGCCATTAGAGAGTCTGCTAATATCAGTGATTCACTTGTTCTGAATAAAGTTCTGCACAGCAAATTTGCAGGGTTAAGTGGTCAGTTTGAGCTTCTGGATGGCAAACTTGTGTCCAAGACATTTGAAGTAGTTAATGTGATAGGCCCGGGAGAAAAAAGAGTTGGGTTTTGGACCAATGTTTCGGGCTTCCCCGAGAAGAATATTGATTCCATTATTTGGCCGGGGCCATCTTTAGGCACACCAAAAGACACCCAGATTAGAAGACTAAGAATTGGGGTACCAGTGAAGAAGGGGTTCAATGAATTCATTGCAGTCAGTCGAGATAACCAGACTGGTAAGACCACTGCCACTGGTTTTTGTGTGGATGTGTTTGATGCTGCCATTAGCAGCTTAGGGTATGAAGTGCCATATGATTTCATCCGGTTTGTGGTTTTGGATGATAATGAGCCAAGCCAAGGAAATTACAATGATCTGATTTATCAGATACACCTTCAG AAGTTGGATGCTGTGGTGGGAGACACGACTTTTACATCAAACAGATCTTCATATGTGGACTTCACCTTGCCTTACACTGATCCTGGGGTGGGAACTGTGGCGCGGTTGGGCAATACAGGAAAGTGGTTCTTCTTGAAGCCATTTGATAGAGATCTATGGATAGTGACTGCCATTTCCTTCATCATTACAGGTTTCACCATTTGGCTTATTGAGCATGAAAGGAATGAAGAGTTTCAGGGTTCTCCAGCTCAACAAATTGGAACCATTTTGTGGTTCACTTCCTCAACTCTTGTATATGCTCAGA GAGAGAGATTGCTGAGCCATCTTTCAAAATTTGTGCTATGCATCTGGATGCtagttgtgttcataatctcaTCAAGCTACACTGCAACTTTGAGTTCACTTCTGACACTTGAGCAGATCCAACTTGCAAAGGGGGATTACATAG GGAAGACTACCACGAAGCTTTGTCAAATGGATCTATTGGAG GCATTTCAGAAGGGTTCGCCCTTGGTTGCCGAGTTTTCAGGAGCAATTGCCCAGCTTAGAGAAGAAGGGAAACTTAAGGAGCTGGAAGACAAATGGTTTCGCAAGGAAGAAGAAGCATTGTTGCCTGAGGAGAGTGATGGGCCAAATGTCAAGACTCTGGATGTTGGTAGCTTTAGGTACCTGTTTCTGGTGAGTGGGATCTCTAAAGCCATTGCTGTAATGGTGTTCCTTTGGTATATGCTTTGCAAGAAGCTGTGGATTTATAACTGTATTATCAGAATTGCTTCAAGGGGGAACCTGGCATTCATGCTTAGACTCCTCTTGCCTATAAAGCCAAACACCATCAATGGTGTCCATGCAACATCTCCtgtgtaa
- the LOC116004245 gene encoding glutamate receptor 1.2-like isoform X1 codes for MNIYSLIIFLLFGEFTSSRAAFRPPVPGENFNVGVVVDEGSAMGKVVRSCVTMAVSDYNERLNGTRIHLHVRNSEGDPLLALTAAQDLVENNKVQAIFIMPETSSEATLLAILGDKAKVPVFSFSPLQSSTQHPYLIQVSEDESTGLKGVTAFLASVKWKNVIIIHDHPAGDATKSLSYLLNTLQEHNVRVVHVSTLSPLTEDNRIIEEELNKLKKMQTSIFIVHLSAPLAARLFQSAKTLGLMAAGYAWVVTDKTMDLFHTLDSEAIESMQGAVGFKSYVPKSPKLQDFALRWKKEAEMELSVFGIWAYDAVWALGKAIRESANISDSLVLNKVLHSKFAGLSGQFELLDGKLVSKTFEVVNVIGPGEKRVGFWTNVSGFPEKNIDSIIWPGPSLGTPKDTQIRRLRIGVPVKKGFNEFIAVSRDNQTGKTTATGFCVDVFDAAISSLGYEVPYDFIRFVVLDDNEPSQGNYNDLIYQIHLQKLDAVVGDTTFTSNRSSYVDFTLPYTDPGVGTVARLGNTGKWFFLKPFDRDLWIVTAISFIITGFTIWLIEHERNEEFQGSPAQQIGTILWFTSSTLVYAQRERLLSHLSKFVLCIWMLVVFIISSSYTATLSSLLTLEQIQLAKGDYIGYRFFSQGIILNNTNFADTRLIRYNSREDYHEALSNGSIGGIIDEIPYIKSFLAKYPSQYALIKTTSTTNGFSFAFQKGSPLVAEFSGAIAQLREEGKLKELEDKWFRKEEEALLPEESDGPNVKTLDVGSFRYLFLVSGISKAIAVMVFLWYMLCKKLWIYNCIIRIASRGNLAFMLRLLLPIKPNTINGVHATSPV; via the exons atgaatatttattcttTGATTATATTTCTGTTGTTTGGTGAGTTTACGTCGTCGCGTGCGGCATTCCGACCGCCGGTGCCGGGGGAAAATTTTAACGTCGGAGTGGTGGTGGACGAGGGATCGGCGATGGGGAAGGTTGTTCGGAGCTGTGTGACAATGGCGGTTTCCGATTATAATGAGCGCCTTAATGGGACGAGGATTCATCTTCACGTTAGGAATTCTGAAGGCGACCCTTTGCTTGCTCTTACCGCCG CCCAAGATCTTGTGGAGAACAACAAAGTACAAGCAATCTTTATAATGCCAGAAACATCAAGTGAGGCAACCCTCCTGGCAATCCTGGGTGATAAAGCTAAAGTTCCTGTCTTTTCCTTTTCTCCACTACAATCCTCGACGCAACATCCTTATTTGATCCAAGTTTCAGAAGATGAGAGCACAGGCCTCAAAGGGGTCACTGCATTTTTAGCATCAGTTAAATGGAAGAATGTGATAATCATCCATGATCACCCTGCTGGCGACGCCACGAAATCCCTATCCTATCTGCTCAACACTCTTCAAGAACACAATGTGCGTGTGGTTCATGTGAGCACCCTCTCCCCCCTCACCGAGGACAATCGAATTATCGAAGAAGAGCTCAACAAGCTCAAGAAAATGCAGACATCAATCTTCATTGTGCATCTGTCAGCTCCTCTCGCGGCCCGCCTTTTCCAGAGTGCCAAGACTTTAGGACTGATGGCAGCAGGCTATGCTTGGGTAGTAACAGATAAGACAATGGATTTGTTCCATACATTGGATTCTGAAGCCATTGAATCAATGCAGGGAGCAGTGGGATTCAAATCTTATGTTCCAAAGTCCCCTAAGCTTCAAGATTTTGCTTTGAGGTGGAAAAAAGAAGCTGAAATGGAGTTAAGTGTGTTTGGAATCTGGGCATATGATGCTGTATGGGCACTGGGAAAGGCCATTAGAGAGTCTGCTAATATCAGTGATTCACTTGTTCTGAATAAAGTTCTGCACAGCAAATTTGCAGGGTTAAGTGGTCAGTTTGAGCTTCTGGATGGCAAACTTGTGTCCAAGACATTTGAAGTAGTTAATGTGATAGGCCCGGGAGAAAAAAGAGTTGGGTTTTGGACCAATGTTTCGGGCTTCCCCGAGAAGAATATTGATTCCATTATTTGGCCGGGGCCATCTTTAGGCACACCAAAAGACACCCAGATTAGAAGACTAAGAATTGGGGTACCAGTGAAGAAGGGGTTCAATGAATTCATTGCAGTCAGTCGAGATAACCAGACTGGTAAGACCACTGCCACTGGTTTTTGTGTGGATGTGTTTGATGCTGCCATTAGCAGCTTAGGGTATGAAGTGCCATATGATTTCATCCGGTTTGTGGTTTTGGATGATAATGAGCCAAGCCAAGGAAATTACAATGATCTGATTTATCAGATACACCTTCAG AAGTTGGATGCTGTGGTGGGAGACACGACTTTTACATCAAACAGATCTTCATATGTGGACTTCACCTTGCCTTACACTGATCCTGGGGTGGGAACTGTGGCGCGGTTGGGCAATACAGGAAAGTGGTTCTTCTTGAAGCCATTTGATAGAGATCTATGGATAGTGACTGCCATTTCCTTCATCATTACAGGTTTCACCATTTGGCTTATTGAGCATGAAAGGAATGAAGAGTTTCAGGGTTCTCCAGCTCAACAAATTGGAACCATTTTGTGGTTCACTTCCTCAACTCTTGTATATGCTCAGA GAGAGAGATTGCTGAGCCATCTTTCAAAATTTGTGCTATGCATCTGGATGCtagttgtgttcataatctcaTCAAGCTACACTGCAACTTTGAGTTCACTTCTGACACTTGAGCAGATCCAACTTGCAAAGGGGGATTACATAGGTTACCGTTTCTTCTCACAGGGAATCATCTTAAACAACACTAATTTTGCAGACACTAGGCTCATTCGTTATAACTCCAGGGAAGACTACCACGAAGCTTTGTCAAATGGATCTATTGGAGGTATAATTGATGAGATCCCTTACATCAAGAGCTTCCTTGCCAAGTATCCATCTCAATATGCACTCATCAAAACTACATCAACCACAAATGGCTTTAGTTTC GCATTTCAGAAGGGTTCGCCCTTGGTTGCCGAGTTTTCAGGAGCAATTGCCCAGCTTAGAGAAGAAGGGAAACTTAAGGAGCTGGAAGACAAATGGTTTCGCAAGGAAGAAGAAGCATTGTTGCCTGAGGAGAGTGATGGGCCAAATGTCAAGACTCTGGATGTTGGTAGCTTTAGGTACCTGTTTCTGGTGAGTGGGATCTCTAAAGCCATTGCTGTAATGGTGTTCCTTTGGTATATGCTTTGCAAGAAGCTGTGGATTTATAACTGTATTATCAGAATTGCTTCAAGGGGGAACCTGGCATTCATGCTTAGACTCCTCTTGCCTATAAAGCCAAACACCATCAATGGTGTCCATGCAACATCTCCtgtgtaa